From one Pseudomonas sp. B21-048 genomic stretch:
- the sixA gene encoding phosphohistidine phosphatase SixA: protein MKLWVLRHGEAEPHGTRPDSERALTVKGREEVLRTAAQLIGQPLTAIYASPFLRAQETALLVREALGFEPEIRTVDWLTPDTDPDKVAEQLVSVSDVLLVSHNPLVGNLLSYLQHGAGYPPEKVSTAGLAELENNELLIGSMKLNGIKHP from the coding sequence ATGAAACTCTGGGTATTGCGTCATGGTGAAGCCGAACCTCACGGTACTCGCCCGGACTCTGAGCGGGCCCTGACCGTCAAGGGTCGTGAAGAAGTGTTGCGCACGGCCGCCCAATTGATCGGCCAGCCGCTCACCGCCATTTATGCCAGTCCTTTCCTGCGAGCGCAGGAGACGGCTTTGCTGGTGCGTGAGGCATTGGGTTTCGAGCCAGAGATCCGCACCGTCGACTGGCTGACACCGGATACCGATCCGGACAAGGTGGCGGAGCAGCTTGTGTCGGTGAGTGATGTCCTGCTGGTCAGTCACAATCCGCTGGTGGGCAACCTGCTGAGCTATCTGCAGCACGGCGCCGGTTATCCACCGGAAAAAGTCAGCACCGCCGGCCTGGCCGAGCTGGAGAACAATGAACTGCTGATCGGGTCGATGAAGCTCAACGGCATCAAGCACCCGTAA
- a CDS encoding DUF4389 domain-containing protein translates to MNDQKVEAKYESILLRVLWMIVYVLVWQVAQLILGAVVLVQLIYRLIYGAPSSSLMNFGDSLSQFLAQIGRFGSFHSDQKPWPFADWPTPRTPEGEAPHVVGPAPHPARDEEPKL, encoded by the coding sequence ATGAACGATCAGAAAGTAGAAGCCAAGTACGAATCCATCCTGCTGCGGGTGCTGTGGATGATTGTCTATGTGCTGGTCTGGCAAGTAGCGCAATTGATCCTCGGTGCGGTGGTGTTGGTGCAGCTGATCTATCGTTTGATTTACGGCGCACCGAGCTCCAGCCTGATGAATTTTGGCGACAGCCTGAGCCAGTTTCTGGCGCAGATCGGTCGTTTCGGCAGTTTTCACAGCGACCAGAAACCCTGGCCGTTCGCCGACTGGCCGACGCCGCGTACACCGGAAGGTGAAGCCCCACACGTTGTGGGGCCAGCACCACATCCGGCCCGAGATGAGGAACCGAAGCTATGA
- a CDS encoding NAD(P)H-dependent glycerol-3-phosphate dehydrogenase gives MTEQRPIAVLGGGSFGTAVANLLAENGHQVRLWMRDPEQAEAIRVNRENPRYLKGIKILPAVEAVTDLQATLEACDLCFVALPSSALRSALVPHAERLSGKLLVSLTKGIEAKTFKLMSEILEEIAPQARIGVLSGPNLAREIAEHALTATVVASEDEELCQRVQEALHGKTFRVYASADRFGVELGGALKNVYAIIAGMAVALGMGENTKSMLITRALAEMTRFAVNQGANPMTFLGLAGVGDLIVTCSSPKSRNYQVGFALGQGLSLEDAVTRLGEVAEGVNTLKVLKAKAQDAGVYMPLVAGLHAILFEGRTLEQVIALLMRAEPKTDVDFISTSDFN, from the coding sequence ATGACTGAACAGCGCCCGATTGCGGTCCTGGGAGGCGGAAGTTTTGGTACCGCCGTGGCTAATCTGCTGGCCGAGAATGGGCATCAGGTCCGGCTGTGGATGCGTGACCCCGAACAGGCTGAGGCCATTCGGGTCAATCGTGAGAACCCGCGTTATCTCAAAGGCATCAAGATTCTTCCAGCGGTGGAGGCGGTCACGGACCTGCAAGCCACCCTGGAGGCCTGCGACCTGTGCTTCGTCGCGCTGCCGTCCAGCGCGCTGCGCTCGGCATTGGTCCCTCACGCCGAACGTTTGAGCGGCAAACTGCTGGTGAGCCTGACCAAAGGCATCGAAGCCAAGACGTTCAAGCTGATGAGCGAGATCCTCGAAGAGATCGCCCCGCAAGCGCGCATCGGCGTGCTGTCGGGCCCGAATCTGGCCCGTGAAATCGCCGAACACGCGCTGACCGCCACGGTGGTCGCCAGCGAAGATGAAGAGCTTTGCCAGCGGGTTCAGGAAGCGCTGCACGGCAAGACCTTTCGCGTGTACGCCAGCGCCGACCGCTTTGGCGTGGAGTTGGGCGGGGCGTTGAAAAACGTTTACGCGATCATCGCCGGCATGGCGGTGGCGCTGGGCATGGGTGAAAACACCAAGAGCATGCTGATCACACGGGCGCTGGCGGAAATGACCCGCTTCGCAGTGAATCAGGGCGCCAACCCGATGACGTTCCTGGGCCTGGCGGGCGTGGGCGACTTGATCGTGACGTGCTCGTCGCCGAAAAGCCGAAACTATCAGGTCGGGTTTGCCCTCGGCCAGGGCTTGAGCCTGGAAGACGCGGTGACGCGCCTGGGCGAAGTCGCCGAAGGCGTGAACACCCTGAAGGTGCTCAAGGCCAAGGCTCAGGACGCGGGCGTGTATATGCCATTGGTCGCCGGATTGCATGCGATTCTGTTTGAAGGGCGCACGCTTGAACAGGTGATCGCCCTGCTGATGCGCGCCGAGCCGAAAACCGATGTCGACTTTATTTCCACCAGCGATTTCAACTGA
- a CDS encoding TonB-dependent siderophore receptor produces the protein MSFGFPCPRSPLVLTLIFSSPLLADDLFLDNDPLPQVLTATRLKQSPAAVPGSMTVIDSELINASGARDISELLRLVPGMMVGNITGNQAAVNYHGTNASEARRLQVLIDGRSVYRAGLATVDWSDIPVAMEDIERIEVFRGPNTVSYGANALMAVVNIITRKPADTHGTRLKVTRGQRDINDFYASQGMGWDSGDLRLSLSGQQDDGFDSDRTGADYRDSRRLNRFSLAVSQTLNENQSIDWQLNAKDGTNQRPYTYRPVFSGITAAGDNSDVIAKDYAGSLRWNLDINPDHSLYIQGSAQHWDRQQTWRACDAEISFSPELTQLWQLNPNYTERLARNMLRYTGSGAPAGTEAERALGNQVLRQWQNGARQTLCGDIDQSTRESRYNLELQDTLSLSDSLRLVSGMNYRYDRAHSETYFNGTLDDTTWRAFGQLEWRATEHWLLQGGAMYEDSQLTGNSLTPRVAVNYLINPRHGLRAVYSEAIRSPDMFENNVNWSYQVTNLQPSAYGQNSARYFVKTRGPGDLEQERMRSRELGYNGYFAEWGLAVDVKLFYDEITGMISEPLRNNQYIASNSNSSRFSGTETQLDWRVSNADRLRLTYAYVDAEASNPLDAQQTARNSGSAGWLRSWGHGWNSALFYYGADVLNGYRFERVDTRIAKRIGLGKAHLELAGVLQQRLDNQPTTFIDNHYDERRVLYFSAELEF, from the coding sequence GTGTCTTTTGGCTTTCCCTGCCCTCGCTCGCCGCTGGTACTGACGCTGATCTTCAGCTCGCCGTTGCTGGCCGATGACTTGTTCCTCGACAACGATCCGTTGCCGCAAGTGCTGACGGCGACGCGCCTGAAGCAGTCGCCGGCGGCCGTGCCGGGGAGCATGACGGTGATCGACAGCGAACTGATCAATGCCAGCGGTGCGCGGGACATCAGCGAGTTGCTGCGGCTGGTGCCGGGAATGATGGTCGGTAATATCACCGGTAATCAGGCGGCGGTGAACTACCACGGCACCAACGCCAGCGAAGCGCGGCGCCTGCAAGTGTTGATCGACGGCCGCTCGGTGTACCGCGCAGGCCTGGCCACCGTGGACTGGAGTGATATTCCGGTGGCCATGGAGGACATCGAGCGCATCGAGGTCTTCCGTGGCCCAAATACCGTGAGCTATGGCGCCAACGCGCTGATGGCGGTGGTCAATATCATCACCCGCAAACCGGCCGACACTCATGGCACGCGGCTGAAAGTCACCCGGGGCCAGCGCGACATCAACGATTTCTACGCCAGCCAGGGCATGGGCTGGGACAGCGGCGACTTGCGCCTGTCGTTGTCCGGCCAGCAAGACGATGGCTTCGATTCGGACCGCACCGGCGCCGATTACCGCGACAGCCGTCGCTTGAACCGCTTCAGCCTCGCCGTCAGCCAGACGCTCAATGAAAACCAGAGCATCGACTGGCAACTGAATGCCAAGGACGGGACTAACCAGCGGCCCTATACCTACCGTCCGGTGTTCTCGGGGATTACCGCCGCCGGGGACAATTCCGACGTCATCGCCAAGGACTATGCCGGCTCGCTGCGCTGGAACCTGGACATCAACCCCGATCACAGCCTTTATATTCAAGGCTCGGCGCAACATTGGGATCGCCAGCAGACGTGGCGCGCCTGCGACGCCGAGATCTCGTTCAGCCCGGAGCTGACCCAACTGTGGCAACTCAACCCGAACTACACCGAACGTCTGGCGCGTAACATGCTGCGCTACACCGGTTCCGGCGCACCGGCGGGCACTGAGGCGGAACGTGCGCTGGGCAATCAGGTATTGAGGCAATGGCAAAACGGCGCCCGGCAAACCCTCTGCGGCGACATTGACCAGAGCACCCGTGAATCTCGCTACAACCTTGAACTGCAAGACACGCTCAGCCTGTCCGACAGCCTGCGGCTGGTCAGCGGCATGAACTATCGTTACGACCGGGCCCATTCCGAGACCTACTTTAATGGCACGCTCGACGACACGACCTGGCGAGCGTTCGGCCAACTCGAGTGGCGTGCCACCGAACACTGGTTGTTGCAGGGCGGGGCGATGTACGAAGACTCACAATTGACCGGCAACTCGCTGACCCCGCGGGTGGCGGTCAATTACCTGATCAATCCGCGCCACGGCTTGCGCGCGGTGTATTCAGAAGCTATCCGCTCGCCAGATATGTTCGAGAACAACGTCAACTGGAGCTATCAGGTGACCAACCTTCAGCCCAGTGCCTACGGGCAGAACAGCGCGCGCTATTTCGTCAAGACCCGAGGCCCGGGCGACCTCGAACAGGAACGCATGCGCTCCCGGGAATTGGGCTACAACGGCTACTTCGCAGAGTGGGGGCTGGCGGTCGACGTGAAGCTGTTCTACGACGAAATCACCGGCATGATCAGCGAACCGCTACGCAATAACCAATACATTGCCAGCAACTCGAACAGCTCGCGCTTCAGCGGAACTGAAACCCAGCTGGATTGGCGCGTCAGTAACGCCGATCGTCTGCGCCTGACGTATGCCTACGTCGATGCCGAGGCGAGCAACCCGCTGGATGCGCAACAGACCGCGCGCAACAGCGGCTCCGCCGGTTGGCTACGCAGCTGGGGCCATGGCTGGAACAGCGCGCTCTTCTACTATGGAGCCGACGTTCTCAACGGTTACCGCTTCGAACGGGTGGACACCCGCATCGCCAAACGCATCGGCTTGGGCAAGGCTCATCTGGAGCTGGCCGGGGTCCTCCAGCAACGCCTCGATAATCAGCCCACCACCTTCATCGACAACCATTACGACGAACGTCGGGTGCTCTATTTCAGCGCGGAGCTGGAGTTTTAA
- a CDS encoding ABC transporter substrate-binding protein, with amino-acid sequence MQQRPPSKTPSLGRLLVGVCLVFTGLLCNLPARAADILLTGAEDSPGVESFVQALSELRPTDSVRFQPVASLPAPGQLPAGTRLILLDLPSLDWRLQDAQGPATLVLRISRLQARRRLGNEMPPHLSLLWSDPPLDRQLRLTRLLLPEARRVGVLFDSHSEFLLKELRQAALPLGLEVVTERWDNTHDSRPLQALLKNSDVLLGLDDPELYNPKTVKNLLLSSYARQLALIGPNAAFVRAGSLASTYSDQNDWLKILDELLDRPSSTWPRALYPQHFKVLSNPQVARSLSIEPMNEASVATQLAEGEHRP; translated from the coding sequence ATGCAACAGCGCCCGCCCTCGAAGACGCCATCCCTTGGCCGCCTGCTGGTCGGGGTGTGCCTGGTGTTTACCGGGTTGCTGTGCAATCTGCCGGCACGGGCCGCCGACATTCTGCTGACGGGTGCTGAGGACAGCCCCGGCGTGGAATCTTTCGTTCAGGCCCTCAGCGAATTGCGCCCCACCGACAGCGTGCGCTTCCAGCCTGTCGCCAGCCTGCCGGCGCCAGGCCAACTGCCCGCCGGCACCCGTCTGATTCTGCTCGACTTGCCCAGCCTCGACTGGCGCCTGCAAGACGCCCAGGGCCCGGCGACACTGGTGCTGCGCATCAGCCGCCTGCAAGCTCGCCGACGCTTGGGCAATGAAATGCCCCCACACCTCAGCCTGCTCTGGAGCGATCCGCCGCTGGATCGACAATTGCGCCTGACCCGACTGCTCCTGCCTGAGGCCCGGCGGGTCGGCGTGCTTTTCGACAGCCACAGCGAATTCTTGTTGAAGGAACTGCGTCAGGCCGCCCTGCCCCTGGGCCTTGAAGTGGTCACCGAGCGTTGGGATAACACCCATGACAGCCGCCCCTTGCAGGCCTTGCTAAAAAACAGTGATGTGCTGCTGGGCCTGGACGACCCTGAGCTGTACAACCCGAAAACCGTGAAAAACCTGCTGCTCAGCAGCTATGCGCGGCAACTGGCGCTGATCGGTCCCAACGCAGCCTTTGTCAGGGCCGGCAGCCTGGCCAGTACTTACAGCGACCAGAACGATTGGCTGAAGATTCTCGACGAACTGCTCGACCGCCCTTCGAGCACCTGGCCGCGCGCACTTTATCCGCAACACTTCAAGGTCTTAAGCAACCCGCAAGTGGCTCGTTCATTAAGTATCGAACCGATGAATGAAGCCTCTGTCGCAACACAGCTGGCCGAAGGAGAACACCGCCCATGA
- a CDS encoding ATP-binding protein — protein MTFRRGWDINTRTQIISLGPALLLTLLLISFFTFVRIQDLRQELDHTGQLIANQLAPATEYGVISGNKEVLESLLKATLATPNVRFLEVQDSANRILVYVEQPSQTHNRSHLVEVFQAPVRLQRITLHSDFFQNSRTVASAPGEDYLGRVIVGLSNDAFNQRQQEILFKAGILALFALLFTFLLARRLAGSLSQPIHDIGNAVKAIQEGDYKTPLPIVDDTELGALSQHINNLAQGLEQASREQHQAMAQLIQTREEAEKANSAKSDFLAMMSHELRTPMNGVLGMLQLLETTEMTDEQIEYAALASESTEHLLKVINDILDFSRIERSELELEHIAFNLADLIGSCAQSFQHSAAQRGLDLQLRIPEDMRALQVQGDPTRIRQILVNLVGNALKFTERGRVTLEPQWQALDHELLWFTCTVRDSGIGISAESLELMFNAFQQADSSISRRYGGTGLGLPIARTLAERMGGTLRAQSQEGVGSVFTLEIPLALYKQPLPLLTSRGPIGDDHGEGRHVLLVEDNPVNRTVVEAMLRSLGFTVSVVTDGAQAVRSAESLIFEAILMDCRLPVIDGYEATRQIRRLPGCADVPIIALTANALQGDREACLSAGMNDYLAKPFKRTDLQQILQRWVQ, from the coding sequence ATGACCTTCCGTCGCGGTTGGGACATCAATACCCGCACCCAGATCATCAGCCTCGGCCCGGCCTTGCTGCTGACGTTGCTGCTGATCAGTTTTTTCACCTTCGTGCGCATCCAGGACCTGCGCCAGGAACTCGATCACACCGGTCAGCTGATCGCCAATCAACTGGCGCCGGCCACCGAGTACGGGGTGATTTCAGGCAACAAAGAGGTGCTCGAGAGTTTGCTCAAGGCTACCTTGGCCACGCCCAACGTACGCTTTCTGGAAGTGCAGGACAGCGCCAACCGGATTCTGGTGTACGTCGAGCAACCATCGCAAACCCACAACCGTTCACATCTAGTCGAAGTATTCCAGGCACCGGTACGCCTGCAACGCATCACGCTCCACAGTGATTTTTTCCAGAACAGCCGTACCGTCGCCAGTGCGCCGGGCGAGGATTATCTGGGCCGGGTGATCGTCGGCCTGTCCAATGACGCCTTCAACCAGCGCCAGCAGGAAATCCTTTTCAAGGCCGGGATCCTCGCCTTGTTCGCTCTGCTGTTTACGTTTCTGCTGGCTCGGCGTCTGGCCGGCAGCCTGTCGCAACCGATCCACGACATCGGCAATGCGGTCAAGGCGATCCAGGAAGGCGACTACAAAACGCCCTTGCCGATTGTCGACGACACCGAACTGGGCGCCCTGTCGCAGCACATCAACAACCTTGCCCAAGGCCTTGAGCAAGCCAGTCGCGAACAGCATCAGGCCATGGCCCAATTGATCCAGACTCGCGAGGAAGCGGAAAAGGCCAACAGCGCCAAATCCGATTTCCTCGCGATGATGAGTCACGAACTGCGCACGCCGATGAATGGCGTGCTGGGCATGCTGCAACTGCTGGAAACCACCGAGATGACCGACGAGCAGATCGAGTATGCGGCGCTCGCCTCGGAATCCACCGAACATCTGCTCAAAGTGATCAACGACATTCTCGATTTCTCGCGCATCGAGCGTTCGGAACTGGAGCTGGAGCACATTGCGTTCAACCTCGCGGACCTGATCGGCAGTTGCGCCCAGTCATTCCAGCACAGCGCGGCGCAACGCGGGCTCGACCTGCAACTGCGGATCCCCGAGGACATGCGCGCCCTTCAAGTTCAGGGCGATCCGACGCGGATCCGGCAGATTCTGGTGAATCTGGTCGGCAATGCGCTGAAGTTTACCGAACGCGGCCGCGTCACCCTCGAACCGCAGTGGCAGGCCCTGGATCATGAATTGCTGTGGTTCACCTGCACCGTGCGCGACAGCGGCATTGGCATCTCGGCCGAAAGCCTGGAGTTGATGTTTAACGCGTTCCAGCAAGCCGATAGTTCTATTTCAAGACGTTACGGCGGCACCGGACTGGGGCTGCCGATTGCCCGCACGCTGGCTGAGCGGATGGGCGGTACCTTGCGCGCTCAAAGCCAAGAAGGCGTTGGCTCGGTGTTCACCCTGGAAATCCCTTTGGCTCTGTACAAGCAGCCACTGCCGCTGCTGACCTCACGAGGCCCTATCGGCGATGATCACGGCGAAGGTCGCCATGTGCTGCTGGTAGAGGACAACCCGGTCAATCGCACCGTTGTCGAAGCAATGTTGCGCAGTCTGGGCTTTACTGTCAGCGTCGTCACCGATGGTGCACAAGCGGTGCGTAGTGCCGAAAGCCTGATTTTCGAAGCGATTCTGATGGACTGCCGATTGCCGGTCATCGACGGCTATGAGGCCACCCGACAGATTCGCCGATTGCCTGGCTGTGCTGACGTGCCGATCATCGCCCTGACGGCCAATGCCTTGCAGGGCGACCGCGAAGCCTGCTTATCAGCGGGGATGAACGATTACCTGGCCAAGCCCTTCAAACGCACCGATTTGCAGCAGATTTTGCAGCGCTGGGTGCAGTAG
- the fabA gene encoding 3-hydroxyacyl-[acyl-carrier-protein] dehydratase FabA, whose translation MTKQNAFTREDLLRCSRGELFGPGNAQLPAPNMLMVDRITHISEEGGKYGKGELVAELDITPDLWFFACHFEGDPVMPGCLGLDAMWQLVGFFLGWQGLPGRGRALGSGEVKFFGQVLPTAKKVTYNIHIKRVLKGKLNMAIADGSVTVDGREIYTAEGLRVGVFTSTDNF comes from the coding sequence ATGACCAAACAAAACGCCTTTACCCGGGAAGACCTGCTGCGCTGCAGTCGCGGTGAGCTGTTCGGCCCAGGTAACGCGCAACTGCCCGCCCCGAACATGCTGATGGTCGATCGCATCACCCATATCAGCGAAGAAGGTGGCAAGTACGGCAAAGGTGAATTGGTCGCCGAGCTGGATATCACTCCAGACCTGTGGTTCTTCGCCTGCCACTTCGAAGGTGATCCGGTGATGCCGGGCTGCCTGGGCCTCGATGCCATGTGGCAACTGGTCGGTTTCTTCCTCGGCTGGCAAGGTCTGCCCGGCCGCGGTCGCGCCTTGGGTTCGGGCGAAGTGAAATTTTTTGGCCAGGTACTGCCGACCGCCAAGAAAGTCACCTATAACATTCATATCAAACGCGTCCTCAAGGGCAAGCTGAACATGGCCATTGCCGATGGTTCGGTGACCGTCGACGGCCGCGAAATCTACACCGCCGAAGGCCTTCGGGTCGGCGTTTTCACCTCCACTGACAACTTCTAA
- the fabB gene encoding beta-ketoacyl-ACP synthase I — protein sequence MRRVVITGLGIVSCLGNDKETVSANLRASRPGIRFNPEYAEMGLRSQVSGSIDLPLEELIDRKIFRFVGHAAAYAYLAMKDAIADSGLTDEQVSNVRTGLIAGSGGASTLNQMEALDILREKGVKRVGPYRVTRTMGSTVSACLATPFKIKGVNYSISSACATSAHCIGNAMEQIQLGKQDIVFAGGGEEEHWSQSFLFDAMGALSTQYNETPEKASRAYDAKRDGFVIAGGGGMVVVEELEHALARGAKIYAEIVGYGATSDGYDMVAPSGEGAIRCMQMAMSTVDAPIDYLNTHGTSTPVGDVMEMKGVREVFGDNAPAISSTKSLSGHSLGAAGVHEAIYCLLMMEGNFMAGSANIDELDPEVADMPILTKTREDATLNTVMSNSFGFGGTNATLVLKRWAGK from the coding sequence ATGCGCCGCGTCGTTATCACTGGTCTGGGCATCGTTTCGTGCCTGGGCAATGACAAAGAGACCGTCTCCGCTAACCTGCGTGCAAGCCGCCCTGGCATCCGGTTCAATCCGGAATATGCCGAAATGGGTCTGCGTAGCCAGGTTTCCGGCTCCATTGACCTTCCCCTCGAAGAGCTGATCGATCGCAAGATCTTTCGCTTCGTCGGCCACGCGGCGGCTTACGCCTACCTGGCCATGAAAGATGCCATCGCAGATTCCGGTCTGACCGATGAGCAAGTCTCCAACGTGCGTACCGGCCTGATCGCCGGCTCCGGTGGCGCGTCGACCTTGAACCAGATGGAAGCGCTGGACATCCTGCGCGAGAAAGGCGTCAAGCGCGTCGGCCCGTACCGCGTCACGCGGACCATGGGCAGCACCGTCTCGGCCTGCCTGGCCACGCCGTTCAAGATCAAGGGTGTGAACTACTCGATCTCCTCCGCTTGCGCTACCAGTGCTCACTGCATCGGTAACGCCATGGAACAGATCCAGCTGGGCAAGCAGGACATCGTCTTCGCCGGTGGTGGTGAAGAAGAACACTGGAGCCAATCGTTCCTGTTCGACGCCATGGGCGCCCTGTCCACCCAGTACAACGAAACCCCGGAAAAAGCTTCCCGTGCCTACGACGCCAAGCGTGACGGTTTCGTCATTGCCGGCGGTGGCGGCATGGTCGTGGTCGAGGAGCTGGAACACGCTCTGGCCCGCGGCGCGAAGATCTACGCGGAAATCGTTGGCTACGGCGCGACCTCCGATGGCTACGACATGGTCGCTCCGAGCGGCGAAGGCGCTATCCGCTGCATGCAGATGGCCATGTCCACCGTCGACGCACCGATCGACTACCTGAACACCCACGGCACCTCGACTCCGGTCGGCGACGTCATGGAAATGAAAGGTGTGCGTGAAGTGTTCGGCGACAACGCTCCGGCCATCAGCTCCACCAAGAGCCTGTCGGGTCACTCCCTGGGCGCCGCCGGTGTTCACGAAGCGATCTACTGCCTGCTGATGATGGAAGGCAACTTCATGGCGGGTTCGGCCAACATCGACGAACTGGATCCGGAAGTGGCAGACATGCCAATCCTGACCAAGACTCGCGAAGACGCCACCCTCAACACCGTGATGAGCAACAGCTTCGGCTTCGGCGGCACCAACGCCACGCTGGTCCTGAAGCGCTGGGCAGGTAAGTAA
- a CDS encoding DUF2058 domain-containing protein: MSISLRDQLLKAGLVNQKQAKQVGKEKQKQQRLAHKGQIELDDSQQRAAQEAMAEKVKRDQELNRQQQEKAEAKARAAQVKQLIEVSRLPKLTTEDYYNFVDDKKVKRISVNTLMRNKLSSGSLAIVHHAGGYEVIPREAALKIQERDPQRIVQLNVQTEEVSAEDDPYAAYQIPDDLMW, encoded by the coding sequence ATGAGCATTTCCCTTCGCGACCAGTTGCTCAAAGCAGGGCTGGTCAATCAAAAGCAGGCCAAACAGGTCGGCAAAGAGAAGCAGAAGCAGCAACGTCTGGCCCACAAAGGCCAGATCGAACTCGATGACTCCCAGCAGCGTGCCGCTCAGGAAGCCATGGCCGAGAAGGTCAAGCGCGACCAGGAGCTGAACCGCCAGCAGCAGGAGAAAGCCGAAGCGAAGGCCCGCGCCGCCCAGGTCAAGCAATTGATCGAAGTCTCGCGCCTGCCCAAGCTGACCACCGAGGATTACTACAACTTCGTTGACGACAAGAAGGTCAAGCGTATCTCCGTCAACACCCTGATGCGTAACAAGCTCAGCAGCGGTTCGCTGGCGATCGTGCATCACGCCGGTGGATACGAAGTGATCCCGCGTGAAGCGGCCCTGAAGATCCAGGAGCGCGATCCGCAGCGCATCGTGCAGCTGAATGTGCAGACAGAAGAAGTCAGCGCGGAAGACGATCCATACGCGGCCTATCAGATCCCTGACGATCTGATGTGGTAA
- the mazG gene encoding nucleoside triphosphate pyrophosphohydrolase: MYSLEDLLHLMNRLRDPQYGCPWDIKQTYATIVPHTLEEAYEVADAIERGDFDHLQSELGDLLFQVVYYSQLAREEGRFEFEGVVDSITRKLIRRHPHVFPTGDLYAPLDIPRLNEEQVKQRWEEIKAQERAEKSSAPQQLSLLDDVPAALPALSRSAKLQKRAGQVGFDWPDALPVLDKVREELDEVLEAMADNDLVAIADEVGDLLFSVVNLARHLKVDPETALRGANSKFERRFRFIEQALRDTHRPIEDCTLEELDALWGEAKRQEKNLPSCG; the protein is encoded by the coding sequence ATGTATTCACTTGAAGACTTGCTGCACCTGATGAACCGTCTGCGCGACCCGCAATACGGCTGCCCGTGGGACATCAAGCAAACTTACGCCACCATCGTCCCGCACACCCTCGAGGAAGCCTACGAAGTCGCCGACGCCATCGAACGCGGGGACTTCGATCACTTGCAGAGTGAGTTGGGCGACTTGCTGTTCCAGGTGGTTTATTACAGCCAACTGGCCCGGGAAGAAGGGCGCTTCGAGTTCGAAGGCGTGGTCGACAGCATCACGCGCAAACTGATCCGCCGTCATCCTCACGTGTTCCCCACCGGTGATCTGTATGCGCCGCTGGACATCCCGCGTTTGAATGAAGAGCAGGTCAAGCAACGCTGGGAAGAGATCAAGGCGCAAGAACGCGCCGAGAAGTCTTCGGCGCCGCAGCAGTTGTCCTTGCTCGACGACGTGCCTGCCGCGTTGCCGGCGCTGTCCCGTTCGGCAAAACTGCAGAAGCGCGCAGGGCAGGTCGGTTTCGACTGGCCGGACGCCTTGCCGGTGCTCGACAAGGTGCGCGAAGAGCTCGATGAAGTGCTCGAAGCCATGGCCGACAATGACTTGGTAGCGATTGCCGATGAAGTCGGCGACTTGCTGTTTTCCGTGGTCAATCTGGCGCGACATCTCAAGGTCGATCCGGAAACAGCACTGCGTGGCGCGAACTCAAAGTTTGAAAGACGCTTCCGATTTATCGAACAGGCATTGCGCGACACCCACCGTCCCATAGAAGATTGCACCCTCGAAGAGTTGGACGCCTTGTGGGGCGAAGCCAAACGTCAGGAAAAGAATTTGCCCAGCTGCGGTTGA